From Xylanibacter oryzae DSM 17970, a single genomic window includes:
- a CDS encoding LptF/LptG family permease, with product MRKFIGTYIYSIILIISISIVFDVNENLSKFAQYHAPLKAIVFDYYFNFVPYFANLFSPLFVFISVIFFTSKMAGNSEIIAILASGVSFKRLMRPYMVSAAIITCATFYLGAYVIPKGNVTRQNFEDLYKNNKKQTAAENVMLQVDKGVIAYIQFYDNNSKSGQGFSLDKFENKKLVSHMTASNIQYDTISESKYHWRATNYTIRQLRGMREHITHGAQIDTLIQMEPLDLVFSKGQQETFTSPELKTYIAKQIGRGSGNVVQYQVEYHKRIAMSFASFILTTIGISLSSRKRKGGMGMYLGIGLALSFGYILMQTISSTFAINANTPPMLAAWIPNIIFAVVAYFCYRKAPN from the coding sequence ATGCGTAAATTTATTGGTACGTATATATATTCCATTATTTTGATTATATCCATATCAATAGTCTTTGATGTAAATGAGAACTTATCAAAATTTGCACAATACCATGCCCCGCTTAAGGCTATAGTTTTTGATTATTACTTCAACTTTGTCCCTTATTTCGCGAACTTATTTAGTCCACTGTTCGTGTTTATCTCAGTCATATTTTTTACAAGTAAGATGGCCGGAAACTCTGAAATAATAGCTATTCTGGCTAGTGGTGTGAGTTTCAAGCGCCTTATGCGCCCTTACATGGTATCAGCAGCAATAATAACATGTGCGACATTCTATTTAGGCGCATATGTAATACCTAAAGGAAATGTAACGCGCCAAAACTTCGAAGATCTATATAAGAATAACAAGAAACAGACGGCTGCAGAAAATGTAATGCTTCAGGTTGACAAAGGTGTTATAGCATATATACAGTTTTATGACAATAATTCGAAGAGTGGACAAGGTTTCTCATTAGATAAATTCGAAAACAAGAAATTGGTTAGTCACATGACAGCCAGCAACATTCAATATGATACAATATCTGAAAGCAAATATCACTGGAGAGCTACGAATTACACGATAAGGCAACTAAGAGGTATGCGAGAACACATAACACATGGAGCACAAATTGATACATTGATACAAATGGAGCCATTAGATCTTGTATTCTCTAAAGGTCAACAGGAAACATTTACCAGCCCGGAACTTAAAACATATATAGCAAAACAGATAGGTAGAGGTTCTGGTAATGTTGTACAATATCAGGTGGAATATCACAAAAGGATAGCAATGTCTTTTGCATCATTCATTCTTACAACTATCGGAATAAGTCTTAGCAGCAGAAAGCGTAAAGGTGGAATGGGTATGTACCTTGGTATTGGATTAGCTCTTAGTTTCGGTTACATCCTAATGCAGACAATAAGTAGTACATTTGCTATTAACGCTAATACGCCACCAATGCTAGCTGCATGGATTCCAAATATAATATTTGCAGTAGTAGCATATTTTTGCTACCGCAAAGCACCAAATTAA